A region of Cheilinus undulatus linkage group 10, ASM1832078v1, whole genome shotgun sequence DNA encodes the following proteins:
- the bnip1a gene encoding vesicle transport protein SEC20, whose protein sequence is MASTDVHVRICEQEILKYDLEIKALIQDINACEGPQSKLTELNADVKKSFHNLRLRIQDLEQMALEQDKESDKQVLMSQVEGHRKQMLSNQTVWRKANLASKLSIDNMEKQALLNGTESAARQRKMTKESLAQTASDITENLMSISRMMAQQVNQSEETMTTLATSSRTVQETNDEFKTMTGTIQLGRKLITKYNRRELTDKLLIFLALALFLATVLYILKKRLFPFL, encoded by the exons ATGGCGTCCACTGATGTCCACGTCCGGATATGTGAAcaagaaatactgaaatatgACTTGGAAATCAAGGCCCTTATTCAG GATATTAACGCGTGTGAAGGACCCCAAAGCAAGCTGACAGAACTGAACGCAGATGTGAAAAAGAGTTTTCACAATCTGAGACTGCGAATTCAG GATTTAGAGCAGATGGCACTAGAGCAGGACAAAGAGTCTGACAAACAGGTTTTAATGAGTCAGGTGGAAGGACACAGAAAACAGATGCTCAG taACCAGACAGTTTGGAGGAAAGCCAACCTGGCCAGCAAGCTGTCCATCGATAACATGGAGAAGCAGGCTCTTCTTAATGGAACAGAGAGTGCGGCCAGGCAGAG AAAAATGACCAAAGAGAGCCTGGCGCAGACAGCCAGTGACATCACCGAGAATCTGATGAGCATCAGCCGGATGATGGCGCAGCAGGTTAATCAGAGCGAGGAGACCATGACCACACTAG CAACCTCATCTAGAACTGTCCAAGAGACCAATGACGAGTTTAAGACGATGAcggggaccatccagcttgggAGGAAACTCATCACCAAGTACAACCGCAGAGAGCTCACAGACAAACTGCTCATTTTCCTGGCGCTTGCCCTCTTCCTTGCCACCGTCCTGTACATCCTCAAGAAGAGACTGTTCCCCTTCCTGTAG
- the nkx2.5 gene encoding homeobox protein Nkx-2.5 isoform X1, which translates to MFPSSSTSTPFSVKDILNLEHSHDALVSSLDVSSRMDCCTVPASSSTSTSTSCMLARLKQEPIRDMSSSNTAGSLFGEDLLESRAGRGNALNFANTFYGKSLLEMDLVKDGKSDVFEGKRRKGEMMRGDMGLCRPEFSPPVVPADDIKPEDPDRPKPRRRRKPRVLFSQAQVYELERRFKQQRYLSAPERDHLAGVLKLTPTQVKIWFQNRRYKCKRQRQDQSLEMVSLPPPRRVSVPVLVRDGKPCLASDTAAYNPSYSMGHINHFTYNNYPAFSNYTGPGCNTNYTCNYPAATMQTMQGSNSSGNYMNFGVGELNNVQNSFSSTNGVSSLHGIRTW; encoded by the exons CTGGATGTCTCCTCTCGGATGGACTGCTGCACCGTGCCGGCCTCTTCCTCCACTTCTACCTCCACCTCCTGCATGCTGGCCCGCCTGAAGCAGGAGCCTATCCGGGACATGTCGTCCTCCAACACCGCCGGCTCTCTGTTTGGAGAAGACCTGCTCGAGTCCAGAGCCGGCAGAGGCAACGCGCTCAACTTTGCAAACACCTTTTATGGGAAATCTCTCCTGGAGATGGATTTAGTGAAGGATGGGAAATCAGACGTGTTTGAGGGGAAACGAAGAAAAGGTGAGATGATGAGAGGAGACATGGGACTCTGTAGGCCT GAGTTCAGTCCCCCCGTTGTCCCAGCAGACGACATCAAACCAGAGGACCCAGACCGTCCGAAGCCCCGCAGACGCCGGAAGCCGCGCGTGCTCTTCTCCCAGGCTCAGGTGTACGAGCTCGAGCGCCGCTTCAAACAGCAGAGGTACCTCTCCGCCCCCGAGAGAGACCACCTAGCTGGGGTCCTCAAGCTGACCCCCACCCAGGTGAAGATTTGGTTCCAGAACCGGAGGTACAAGTGTAAGCGGCAGAGGCAGGACCAGAGCCTGGAGATGGTGTCTCTACCTCCGCCCAGGAGGGTGTCTGTGCCGGTGCTGGTGCGAGACGGGAAGCCGTGCCTGGCGTCAGACACAGCGGCCTACAACCCCTCCTACAGCATGGGTCACATCAACCATTTCACTTACAACAACTATCCGGCCTTCAGTAACTACACGGGGCCCGGCTGCAACACAAACTACACCTGTAATTATCCTGCAGCCACGATGCAAACGATGCAGGGGTCCAACAGCAGCGGGAACTACATGAACTTTGGTGTAGGAGAGCTGAATAATGTGCAGAACTCCTTCTCTTCTACAAACGGAGTTTCCTCCTTACATGGCATCAGGACGTGGTGA
- the nkx2.5 gene encoding homeobox protein Nkx-2.5 isoform X2, translated as MFPSSSTSTPFSVKDILNLEHSHDALVSSLDVSSRMDCCTVPASSSTSTSTSCMLARLKQEPIRDMSSSNTAGSLFGEDLLESRAGRGNALNFANTFYGKSLLEMDLVKDGKSDVFEGKRRKEEFSPPVVPADDIKPEDPDRPKPRRRRKPRVLFSQAQVYELERRFKQQRYLSAPERDHLAGVLKLTPTQVKIWFQNRRYKCKRQRQDQSLEMVSLPPPRRVSVPVLVRDGKPCLASDTAAYNPSYSMGHINHFTYNNYPAFSNYTGPGCNTNYTCNYPAATMQTMQGSNSSGNYMNFGVGELNNVQNSFSSTNGVSSLHGIRTW; from the exons CTGGATGTCTCCTCTCGGATGGACTGCTGCACCGTGCCGGCCTCTTCCTCCACTTCTACCTCCACCTCCTGCATGCTGGCCCGCCTGAAGCAGGAGCCTATCCGGGACATGTCGTCCTCCAACACCGCCGGCTCTCTGTTTGGAGAAGACCTGCTCGAGTCCAGAGCCGGCAGAGGCAACGCGCTCAACTTTGCAAACACCTTTTATGGGAAATCTCTCCTGGAGATGGATTTAGTGAAGGATGGGAAATCAGACGTGTTTGAGGGGAAACGAAGAAAAG AGGAGTTCAGTCCCCCCGTTGTCCCAGCAGACGACATCAAACCAGAGGACCCAGACCGTCCGAAGCCCCGCAGACGCCGGAAGCCGCGCGTGCTCTTCTCCCAGGCTCAGGTGTACGAGCTCGAGCGCCGCTTCAAACAGCAGAGGTACCTCTCCGCCCCCGAGAGAGACCACCTAGCTGGGGTCCTCAAGCTGACCCCCACCCAGGTGAAGATTTGGTTCCAGAACCGGAGGTACAAGTGTAAGCGGCAGAGGCAGGACCAGAGCCTGGAGATGGTGTCTCTACCTCCGCCCAGGAGGGTGTCTGTGCCGGTGCTGGTGCGAGACGGGAAGCCGTGCCTGGCGTCAGACACAGCGGCCTACAACCCCTCCTACAGCATGGGTCACATCAACCATTTCACTTACAACAACTATCCGGCCTTCAGTAACTACACGGGGCCCGGCTGCAACACAAACTACACCTGTAATTATCCTGCAGCCACGATGCAAACGATGCAGGGGTCCAACAGCAGCGGGAACTACATGAACTTTGGTGTAGGAGAGCTGAATAATGTGCAGAACTCCTTCTCTTCTACAAACGGAGTTTCCTCCTTACATGGCATCAGGACGTGGTGA